In the Glycine max cultivar Williams 82 chromosome 6, Glycine_max_v4.0, whole genome shotgun sequence genome, TTACTCGAATCTTAAAGAGTTATTGGATGCTTACCTTGATTAATAATACATACtttgattaataaattaattataataaagttagtctcaATTTAGTATTGAACTAGAGTCATACATAAAtgagtattttaatatttagaaaagaaaataatttatttaataattaaattaaaaaaattaatttaatcaaatcaatattttagtggaatattattatattatttattagcaccaaacatataattaatataaaaatatattattttataaatgtgaaagttgtccaccaaataataataaaattctatTGTTATATATCATAATCAAATCATGTAAttagttataatatataattatgtgattatttgaaaattatatttgtctTATATAAGGAAGTTTCTTAAGATAAAATatgagttaatttttatttttaaatataaaaataaaaatataaaaaataaatttaaataaaatctcttaattttaaaaaagatctaatttcatatctctttaatattataaataatttttttacattgttgaaaaaaaatcattattttaaaaacacacATCCAAATATACAAATCATTCTTTCCTAtctattattattgtaatatactttaaatgaaaaataaattttaattttccggTGCAAATATTATGAACACTTATATCATAACAATCGGTTTTACCCACTAAAAATGATATCTTATGTGCGCAATGGAATgatattaattgaatttttttcaatttacaagAAAGAATTAACTTCATAGGCATATTACTCAGTTACATAACACGTGGAGGTGAATCAAGACTATACAACAATTTATTGTCTTACATGTTAGAAATATCGACTTCTATTTCCCcttgataaaatataaataaaattgactTCTAGACAACAACTTGGCCTGTCAGTTCAAAGCGTGTGATGTGATGAGCCTTTGCTAGGCTAAGACGTGTGGACTTATTGGATCAATGAATAATCCAGAATAataatacatattatatatagtgGACAAacttatttaaacttaaaacaaataatttaaaaatacgtatttttttaaatatttatttaataaataaataggatttgttattcaaaacaaataaaaaataattttttaagcacAGTTCAGACAAAATGTTGCAGAGATTTTTAGAAACCTTGTTGGTCTTTTCTAGTTTGGATGAGAAGAAGCAAGGAGAAATGAATCTTGTTGGtctttcttctccttctatCAAATACAAACTAAGTTACCTAAGTAGCACACGCTTATGGTAATTAACTAATTACTAATTAGTTCCGGACATTGAAAAGGGCATTTACGTCATTGGGGCTGAACTTAGTGTACCACGACAACCTTTacttatgtttattttctttctctctctaacatGCGTGCGTAGCTGTTGGAATTTGTATATGCTACCTAACCTCATACTTTCCCTAACTGCAATTAATCTGCATTTGCACGAACCTAACCTACTATCGAAAGTCGAAACATCCCCTGTCACTTTGACTCAACTCACACACCAATCTCCATATCCCTACCAATTTTCCCTATTCACTCATCAATTTTCTCGTATCAGGTCAGCTTCTACCTTTTCTCAATGTCACATTTCTCCTTtcctatttttactttatttttgtcTCCTCTTCGATTTATGTTTAACCACACTGGTTAGGGCTAGCAATTGACATTTTCTTTTCCCTCtaatatatgaataaatttataatgcgattttttgttcatttgaatCTAACAGTTCTATAATTTATCGGCCGTACCTGTTGTTTCAGATTGGTCAACTTGGTTATTGATGTACGAtcctattgattttttttttatatatattttttaatcttcttGTTAAGAAGGCCTACTGAGTTATTCTTGCCTTGTTAATTAGAGGATGTTATGTTGAtctgattattttgtttgatataAATATTTAGTTATTCGCTAATCTAATTTAAGGAGTGGGTGATATATGATATATCTAGTGTATCTGATGAGCTCTAGATGCACcgttatgtgttttttttggaTTGTGTCTGAAAACCAGTTCGTGTTAATAAGTTAGTATCAGGTTGCCAATTGACCTCATTTTCatctgatttttttagtttcgaCTGATTTATTTTCTGGAAACAGCCTTTCCAGCTTGCAGTGATAAAGGCTGTTTACTTCTACCTAGTGGGAGTGTTCTGAATTAGGCCACCCATTTATATATTGTGTCAATAATTATGATAGTTTGTATCAAAAGATGCAAATCCTTCGAAGAGTTTATGAAAATAGTGTGTTTGTTTGGTTTAAAGGAGGGGGAGGGGAAGGGAAGGATGAAGGAAGGGGCTCCTTCTTTGGTCCATAAGGAGAGGAAAGGGAAAAAATGGCAACCTCGTGCTATAAATGTCCCGCTGCTGAGGTCTAGGAAGGGCCAGACTCTTTATGTATCCATAGTAGGCTGCCTTACCTTGCATTTGCAAGAGGATGATTCCATGACACAAATCAATGACCTCTAAGTCACACAGAAGCACATCAAACCGTTGTACATAGGAGGAGaggaaagggaaaataaaataatttattattatacacTCACAGCAGACAAATAAAATCATTCGAATCAAGTATTCAAACCAAGGACAATTAGTTTGTACAGTCAACaaacttttagtatttttccTCCCCTTTAAGTCCTCCTATGTTTGGAGGGAGGGCAAAAATGGGTGGGAAGGGATTTTGGTCCTCTTACTTTCCTTCCCATCATTCCATTCTCCTCTAACCAAACACCATGTTAGTGTTACAAATAAAATTCTTGTTGGGTTTATAATTTCcctgaatttaaaattttagatcaTGTTTACCATATACTTGTGTATTGTTGGTTCCAagctaaattcaaattttgtcttCTTTTCTTAGGCTTGATCTGAAATCCAGGATTGCTACTTAGGTTTGCATCAATATAATCTGACAAGAGAATAGTAAGGAGCATGCCATAGACTATACAAACACACACTGctgattatttatttacttgatGTAAGTGGCCTGTGCTTGGTTTCAGATTTTGTGGTAGTGTAGTCCAACTGTCCAACTTAGAGCAGGCAGCATGGAGGATATTCTGTTGGATACCAGGTGGGAAGATGTAATCTGCCCCATATGCTTGGAAGTCCCTCATAATAGTGTGCTCCTTCAGTGTTCATCTTATGATAAGGGGTGTCGTTCTTTTGTATGTGACACAAGTCAGTTGCACTCAAATTGCTTGGATCGTTTTAAAAGCACACATAGCATGCCATCCTCTTCAACATATGATTCAACCTCCCAAATGTCTGATGCAAATTCCATGGCAAATAGTGAGTCAGTGGTATCTGATTGTCAATACAAGCTGAGTTGTCCGTTGTGTAGAGGTGATGTTTTTGGGTGGATTATTGTTGATAAAGCTCGTGTGCATCTTGATGAGAAGAAGCGTTGCTGTGAAGAGGAGCAATGTGCATTTATTGGAAGTTACTCCGAGCTACAAAAACATGCTCAACTGGAACACCCTCATGCTTGTCCATCGAAAATTGATCCTGTCCGACAGCTTGATTGGAAAAATTTTCAGCAGTCATCTGAGATCATAGATGTTTTGAGCACTATTCATTCAGAAATTCCACGGGGAGTGGTCTTGGGAGATTATGTGATTGAATATGGGGATGATGACAGTGCAGATGAGTTTGAGGACTTCCCTGGAGATGAAGGTAACTGGTGGACCTCTTGTATTTTGTATCATGCCTTCAATAACTTTAGAAGTTCTAGAAACCGAAGAAGGACAAGAGTTGGTGATCAAAGTAGGGTTAATCGCCATTTAAGTTCTGATACTTCAAATTCTGATGAAGGTTCTGTAGCATCTGTAGAGTATGGCGAGTATAGGCTAGATGAGATTGATGATGATTTTGTTAGTACAATTGGCCACTTGAGAGGTGGAAGTGGTTTTCGCAGGTGGGTAGTACATTTCCAtcctttgttctttcttttcttttcagtttTGACATTTCTATTGATATTCTGATGAGTTTTTAAGGCTAAAACTGAGTTTATATGAAGCTAACAAACATCCCAAGAAATCGATTTTTCTCTGATTCCATGTTGAACATCACCCATCACCCTGATATGTCTACCCGTCTTTAGCCACCTAGAATCAAATTCTTTATATTTAGACATTTGAATGTTAATAATCTAATTTAACATCTTGACTCTTGAGGGGATATGTCATTATCATTACTGCAAAGGATATATTATCTATACATACCTCCTCCAAGGCATACTAACTGGAAAAGAAATCATAATCTCTATCATTTATTAACTATTAGCAATCTGGTATATGTTGTTACTTGTTATATATGTGCATTTTTTCAGAATACCCTTTTTTGTTATTCAATACATTATGTTCTTCCTGTTGTATTTTCAGATAATGGTGAGCTATTTTTACTGTCTTTTCTTTTTGGACGTTTATCTTAGAAGCTAGCCATATAGAATGGCTAATTTTCTCATAGCCTTTAAGAATGAGATTTAAACTGAATTTAAGTGATTGAACAGTATCATTTTTCCAGAATTCAATGTGATTTGGCAATCAATATTGAGATTTGAGAGTGACTGTGTTTGAATAGACTTACCAGGGGGATTTAGTGtgttgtttggtttttttaatcataacgCCAAGTTTGTTGTGCTCATgtaaaagtaatatattatattttaatactttaagTTGTCCTATTTGCAGATCGCGGAGACGTCATTCTCGCTCCAATGACAATTAGGTAAGTTATGTCTACAAATAACCTTCATTGTCCTTTCTGTTATTGTATGAAGTTTGTGACGACTTTAAACTGGATACTGATAGTATATTTCTTTCTGACTTGAAGTATGAGGTAGCAGTGGTGAGACCCTGGTATTTTGAGCTCTTTTGTTTTATTCCCTTTAATGTACTTATTAATTTTCAAGTGTTGGAGCAGTATTTGAACTGAAGGAAGCAGAATGAGAGGAAGAGATACACTCAACATAGAAACCAGTGTGATCTTGATGCAGCTGGTGTGACAACTCGCAAAGGTTACATTTAGGTCATCTAATGCATTTGTGATAACTTGAGGGATCAACATTACAAGATTGATAGTTGAATGTGGATTATATTCCAAGTTTCTGTTATGCTTACCATTAACTACCATTTAGTATGCTAGCCATTGGGAGCCTGTTAATTTACTCCTGTGCCACCAAAGTGATTCCGCTAGCTTTATGCTCTGTAGAACAATGAATTACTTCTTTTCCTTGTATATATAGCCGCTTAGTTGTGATGTATTATAATGATTCTAAAGTAGGGATGTTTCCATGTCACTGAataaaacttttgtttttttttcctccccCATTTTGATCCACGTAACTTAGGGTTCATGTGGATAGATTTAATAAAaagtatgatattttttatgaaaaatctttttaaaaatattaaaactattttatgatAGAAAATAGATTATGTATTATCATACAATTACAAATTACCAGGTATGGAAGTTTGTTAAACTACTTTATATTGGTAGTgcataattcttaaaattttaaacaatatatgtTAAATTTGGGAAATGTCCCTATTttatagtttgattttttttagagtaCTTTTAAGAAGAGCAAAACTCTagacacaaaagaaaaataaatggtttttttttagttcttcagcacaaaattaaaagaaaagaaaactcatctaaacatattaaaatatactgtaaaagtattttttaatctaGAAACATATTCAAGACAAGCACATAGCCTTTGTTCAgttttgagaagaaaaagaaaaaagaaaacaaatagaagagaaagaaaaaagagtagtacatttttagattatttaaattaataaaaataaaaggaaaagataaagaaatgtCAGGTACCTCTAGCATGTATAATTGGTTTGgagggaaaaaaaagagaggaaaatctAGTCATATTAATCGCTGATTTAAACtggtaaaatgtaaaataatataattagaagaaagaatggttttattttgtttattataaaagactcTCCATCTATTcccgtattttttttttctaaataaattgaGAAGGATCTTGTGTCGTGCCTCACATGCGGAAATGGAATATATGGCTAATGGTTGTACAAAAGTAATTCGACTCCATGACAGATGCACACGCCCTTTGGGTCTATGGTTCATGTTTTTTGGGATTGTCAATATGCTGCAACTTATGGATGTCGTTTTCCCCTCCTCCATCCATTCAAAGCTTCTAGACCTAGGATCTAGGATCTTCCCCAATAGTTGCATACTAAttaccttattttttttaaatcactcTAATTAGAATATTTGACTTTTCAGTTacacaaaaaatattcaaacaaactttggataattttaaaatatttaaagtatattaacaaaaaccgtcttctatctattttaatatgttattccGTTATAATATTTTGTCCGGAATTGCTTTCATATTATTAAGCAATTTTCATTGCTTTCTCTCCTTTGAGTCCTTTAAAATCGAAGGATTATttattcttccttcttctctgctcctcttattcttcttttcattttcagttcTAATAATTAACTCATATTTCATACATTGTCGTGTGTTCGAAgacactttttttgtttaaaaactcaCAAGTCAATCATTCTATAGCCATCTATGAAAATAAGGAGTCAAAAACCAAGAAAGTAACTGAACACGAAGACAAAGATAGGAAGAAACATGAATTTggtgacttttttttatgaaccaACATTACACAAAAGTGTGGCCGTTGGTTCCAATTTTTATCGTCCTTTGAAGGATCAATTATTTAGCATTTTTATAGTGCCTTATTCTTTTTGTCTaggattataaattataaatatttatttatgaaaaaaaattgaaattaatagaCATACACTTTTCCTATAATTTTTGTCATACTATCTATCAATTAATCTAAAATAAACTTTTCTTatgatctttaaaaaaattattataaaaattaacaaatttaacaataatagaGTTTGattggataaaaatataaacaacgtTTACATTCAACTATTTTCTCAAACAATTTTGCTTGAGCCAACATttacattaatatttaaattatttgttataattctaaaatataatttatatattgaagatttattataaaatttaatcataataatgtatatattaaaaatatttattttataaatttaattttaattatataaaaataaacctCATTCTTTTAGCGATcgtcaattttttttctgattatAATTCTATTGAAAAAAGCTGTAACACACAAATTTATTCCCGAAAGATACCTTTGAACTTTAGCCTCCaacggaaaataaaataaaataaaagacccTACACGagcatatactttttttttttctatttaaaaatcaCAAGAGGCAACATTTTTCCTGGCCCACACAACACACACTGacgataaaaacaaatattaaaagaaaaaagttaaaaataaaaaacgcaATAAACTGAAGATAACCGCTACAACAATCAAACTCGGCGTCTGTTTCTGGGAAATAAgaagagaagagtgaagttAAGTGGTGTTTTTGGAACTGAAAATTTGAACTCTGCAACGAAAACAGAAGCACTTTCCCACGTGCTTCGATGGCTTCCGTTCCCGGATCTCGATCCGCCGGCAAAATTGTCCGCACGCGCCGGAGCGCAGCCGCAAGGAGTCGCACCCCCTACGACCGCCCcgcgccgccgccgccgccgccggagCCTCCGAGCCCTAATTGGATCTCTCGTTTCGTTATCTCTCCCTCGCGTTTCATTGCTTCTGGCGCCGGAAAAATCTTCTCCTCTGTTTTGGATCTCGATAATTCTCCTTCTGATTCTTCCTCTGCTACGTCTTCTCATTCCTCTTCCGCTAACGATTCCGATGCTGGTAATGATTTCTATTCAATGTATACGCACTTTTGTTACTGTTATACTGTTTTACTTGAACTACTAGGGTTTCTGTACTTTCTGGCTTTAATTTCGTTAATATAGGGATTTTGTTTTATGTTGAGTATGTGGAGTAACAGAGCTTTTGTATGctgactttattttaatttgactttAGTTGATCTAGGTTTGGTAGATCTAGTAGTCGAGGTAGGTGGTGCCTTGTAATTAAAGTGCTTGATTGGGTTTGAAAAATTGACGAAGTTGGGTGAATGTGTTATGTCTTTTAAATTTAGCGTTGAGTATGGGTCATGCTCATGGTCATGGTCGTGCTttgttgaaaaaacaaaatatatatgccCTTTGGTTTTGGCCTGTTGCTATAGCTGTCCCCTTCTAAAAGATGTGCCTGGTGCTTAATTTTGCAGAGGAAGTTGGTACTTTCGATGATGAAAATGATAACCCTTCTGAAGGTGATGTGGCATTGAGCAAGGTAGTTGACTCTCTGTTATGTTGTTCTGTTCTTGAGATTTAAggctttttttatgtttattctaGGAAGTAGGTATTTTCAATTGTTTTTGTTGGTTTGTAATGCATCTGTATAAATTATGAATGctaatttttctttgttttcttttggttGGGAAATTGACGTGCTTTTACTTATTATGCATGCAATGCATGTTGACACATGAACTCACATGACTCTGTTCTTAATATTTCCTCTTAGACAACTTGTTGTTCCACTAACTTATGGGCCTTTGGTAATTTTAGAAGTCTTCACTCCTTCCTCTTAGACAACTTTGTTGTTTCACAAACTTATGGGCCTTTGGTAACTTTCTGAAGCATTAATCATTTTTAGAAATGCATGGGCTTTTGACAGTACTGTAGAATGTAGATTATGTTTCCATTCAGTTACAGTTTTGATCGATGGTTTCTTGTGTTCATGAATCCCCTGGTTTCGTTTAATAGCATTGCACATTTTTATTGATATCTGTGATGAAAGTATGGGACATCTGAACTGATCAATTTTTCTGTGAAGGGGCTCCAGCCATGTGTTGGGAATAGCAAAAGCAAGCATATGATTGAGCAACTACTTATGAAGGAGTCATTCTCAAGGTACTGaagaattatattaattacaagtttaaaatgtggatatttcctttgttgttttttacttttttacccTTGTTTTAGAATATGATAATTGGTTGGAAAGTTGTTGATACTCTTTTGTCAACAATGTAATTTCCTGTAGTTAAATAAAATCACACTATATGTAATTATGTATGCATCCTGGTTTTAGGGCTATCTATTATTTTCCATAGAGTTGTATTTAAACTTAGCAGTAATTTTAGCCTCTAAAATAATTCTTACATAGTTATCTATTTGTATACCATGATTACCATCCAGAATCCCTGATGCTAGTTTTCAAATCATAGAAGGCAattctgaatttttaaatttatagcaATACTCAGCGTTGTTTGACTTCAAAATTTCCTCCATTCATATACTATCTTGGTGATTTTAACTTGCCTAAGTTTGggaactataaaaaaataagcattAACCCAGGCCAGACAAAGAACATGATCATGTAAAGTGTGCTATGCTGCATATATCAGCGATGGATTTGACTCCTCTAATATGAGGCATACACTTTAGAAGGTGAAGTGCAAAGTTATAACTGATTCAATCAATGGTTGATATTGTGATAAAATATATACACATGTATAACAAA is a window encoding:
- the LOC100800661 gene encoding uncharacterized protein isoform X2 produces the protein MEDILLDTRWEDVICPICLEVPHNSVLLQCSSYDKGCRSFVCDTSQLHSNCLDRFKSTHSMPSSSTYDSTSQMSDANSMANSESVVSDCQYKLSCPLCRGDVFGWIIVDKARVHLDEKKRCCEEEQCAFIGSYSELQKHAQLEHPHACPSKIDPVRQLDWKNFQQSSEIIDVLSTIHSEIPRGVVLGDYVIEYGDDDSADEFEDFPGDEGSVASVEYGEYRLDEIDDDFVSTIGHLRGGSGFRRSRRRHSRSNDN
- the LOC100800661 gene encoding uncharacterized protein isoform X1, with amino-acid sequence MEDILLDTRWEDVICPICLEVPHNSVLLQCSSYDKGCRSFVCDTSQLHSNCLDRFKSTHSMPSSSTYDSTSQMSDANSMANSESVVSDCQYKLSCPLCRGDVFGWIIVDKARVHLDEKKRCCEEEQCAFIGSYSELQKHAQLEHPHACPSKIDPVRQLDWKNFQQSSEIIDVLSTIHSEIPRGVVLGDYVIEYGDDDSADEFEDFPGDEGNWWTSCILYHAFNNFRSSRNRRRTRVGDQSRVNRHLSSDTSNSDEGSVASVEYGEYRLDEIDDDFVSTIGHLRGGSGFRRSRRRHSRSNDN